From a region of the Pleuronectes platessa chromosome 22, fPlePla1.1, whole genome shotgun sequence genome:
- the dnai7 gene encoding dynein axonemal intermediate chain 7, with product MVTRDSLSFRMSSKKASKQSKGKKTKKQKEEERRLQEEEEARIEAEEEEQKRLVLEKEEQELERLELRDREHRELELNELRHLVEQNHSAVTKWRADVAEKAKWERYMCCDGTPDPEVQQDVNTYISLWREDPEVNITPVLKQCNDALQLLEELEALLRDATDPKEGQIYEEAVISLQELIHSKLHLSTEEILKMANENTDTETGNMQTVVRGDHTTLCLWANLKRNPRFKGLNFEEVGLGFELPKQLTMSDIAVRILHTHYDHLSFLPRMAHRKVHAPRDSPESLVVVDEAPADNDLPEQEETKDEEEVKDDDETQQQTEDEEVQSIQELEGRKSEDSPETSKSSRTSAEGSGSQIQTQMEALSVEGEFSSPSELLPMVDSSEPVPVVDLMEYTPLGGVFYYDVFRIPPQAHRVNGWEIRQKLHTGLQVFPYPPETFNSDENQALTCPPVGMSVKLPDRVVFLETPQVARWDAADRQWRMDGISDVSYEEEEAKISFKMDSFQAFVLMQETYANFPFLSWELSPLGKDAATFTVNGALIEISIRIQGDQCILQSEVKGLSHLQGQWMSSPDLQRAMINAGINIFVNEHTEKYVSSCGKNPLTEHAAYEQMALFASACTFSWSKWNATCDAEHLVMQAREHPGPATQPTDPQCLYLLGAQRTRKLAITERSEEFSSNHDPSRDFHSTFLHMLQDDMSTDGIARTRESSYLFVDTVRSLLCATRPLMFS from the exons TCTTCCAAAAAGGCCTCCAAACAGTCCAAGGgaaagaagacgaagaagcagaaggaggaggagaggaggctgcaaGAAGAAG AGGAAGCCCGGatagaggcagaggaagaggaacagaaaAGGCTGGTCTTAgagaaagaggagcaggagctggagaggctaGAATTAAGA GACAGAGAGCACAGGGAGTTGGAGCTGAATGAATTGCGCCATCTAGTGGAGCAGAATCATTCTGCAGTAACTAAATGGAGAGCTGATGTTGCAGAGAAAgccaag TGGGAGCGGTACATGTGTTGTGATGGCACCCCTGACCCAGAAGTGCAGCAGGATGTCAACACCTATATAAGCTTATGGAGAGAGGACCCAGAGGTCAACATCACGCCCGTGCTCAAGCAATGTAACGACGCTCTACag CTGCTCGAGGAGCTGGAAGCTCTGCTCAGAGACGCTACAGATCCAAAAGAGGGTCAGATATACGAGGAGGCCGTCATCAGTCTGCAGGAGTTAATCCACTCCAAACTTCACCTCAGCACTGAGGAGATCCTCAAG ATGGCCAATGAGAACACGGACACTGAAACGGGGAACATGCAGACTGTGGTGAGAGGCGACCACACCACGCTGTGCCTGTGGGCCAACCTCAAGAGAAATCCACG GTTTAAAGGATTAAACTTTGAAGAGGTCGGCCTCGGCTTTGAGCTTCCCAAACAGTTGACTATGAGCGACATCGCTGTCCGGATTCTCCACACACACTACGACCACCTGTCCTTTCTTCCCAGGATGGCTCACCGGAAAGTACATGCACCAAGGGACAG TCCCGAATCTCTAGTAGTGGTTGACGAGGCCCCAGCAGACAATGATCTAcctgagcaggaggagacaaaagacgaggaggaggtgaaggatgaCGATGAGACACAACAGCAAACAGAAGACGAGGAGGTGCAGTCCATCCAAGAGCTGGAAGGGAGgaag AGTGAAGACAGTCCAGAGACGAGTAAGAGCAGTCGCACGTCAGCAGAAGGCAGTGGGAGTCAGATACAGACACAGATGGAGGCGCTCAGTG TTGAGGGAGAATTCAGCTCTCCCTCAGAGCTGCTCCCGATGGTGGACAGCAGCGAACCTGTCCCGGTGGTGGACTTGATGGAGTACACACCTCTGGGCGGGGTCTTCTACTATGATGTGTTCCGCATCCCACCACAAGCCCATCGTGTCAATGGCTGGGAAATTAGACAG AAGCTCCACACGGGGCTGCAGGTGTTTCCGTACCCACCAGAGACATTCAACTCGGATGAAAACCAGGCCCTGACCTGCCCCCCTGTCGGAATGTCTGTGAAGTTGCCCGATCGCGTTGTATTCTTGGAAACTCCGCAAGTGGCTCGCTGGGATGctgcag ATAGGCAGTGGAGGATGGACGGTATCTCGGATGTGTCttacgaggaggaagaggcgaaGATCTCCTTCAAGATGGACTCCTTCCAGGCTTTTGTGCTGATGCAGGAAACCTACGCCAACTTCCCCTTCCTGAGCTGGGAACTCAGTCCACTGGGAAAAGATGCAGCTACTTTCACGGTCAACGGAGCGCTCATCGAAATAAGCATCAGGATCCAG GGGGACCAGTGTATTTTgcagtcagaggtcaaaggcctCTCTCACCTCCAAGGACAGTGGATGAGCAGCCCCGACCTGCAGAGAGCCATGATCAACGCGGGGATCAACATCTTCGTGAATGAACACACTGAGAAATACGTTAGCAGCTGTGGAAAG aaCCCACTCACAGAACATGCTGCCTACGAACAGATGGCCCTCTTTGCCTCCGCCTGCACCTTCTCATGGAGCAAGTGGAACGCCACATGTGATGCCGAGCATCTGGTCATGCAG GCACGCGAGCACCCCGGCCCCGCCACTCAGCCCACGGACCCACAGTGTCTCTACCTGCTGGGCGCTCAGAGGACTCGGAAGCTGGCAATCACAGAGCGGAGCGAGGAGTTCTCTTCAAACCACGACCCCAGCCGGGACTTTCACTCCACCTTCCTCCACATGCTCCAGGACGACATGAGCACCGACGGCATCGCCAGGACCAGAGAGTCCAGTTATCTGTTCGTGGATACGGTGCGGAGCCTGCTGTGTGCCACCAGGCCCCTGATGTTTTCTTAA